A single Sphingomonas kaistensis DNA region contains:
- a CDS encoding MFS transporter, which translates to MEAAGKPRLSLARIIEMNIGFFGLQFSFGLQQANMGPIYGFLGADEATMPLLWLAGPMTGLLVQPIVGALSDRTNSRLGRRTPYFLIGAIICSLSLFAMPYSPALWVAASLLWILDAGNNITMEPYRAYVSDRLSPDQKPVGFLTQSAFTGLAQTLSYLAPTLLTAFVARDVLDSNGVPVIVRVAFIIGAILSISTIIWSVWRVPELPLTQDEQAELKARPLSARSAISDIVGAIREMPAPMRQLAIPMLCQWYAMFVYWQYIAFAVGRSLYGTTDPQSAAFREATLTSQQIGAFYNFIAFASALVLIPIVRRLGARPVHAACLAASGAAMLLIPGMESKVGLFVLMLGIGIGWAGMMGNTYVMLADAIPPARTGIYMGIFNMFIVIPMLIETVTMPLIYQPVLGGDPRNALMMGGALMLLGAVATLFVQAGGRPERASGSGNLASAIPSH; encoded by the coding sequence ATGGAAGCTGCTGGAAAACCGCGTCTTTCACTGGCGCGGATCATCGAGATGAACATCGGTTTTTTCGGCCTTCAGTTCAGTTTCGGGCTCCAGCAAGCCAATATGGGGCCGATCTACGGGTTCCTGGGCGCGGACGAAGCCACCATGCCGCTGCTTTGGCTCGCCGGGCCGATGACCGGGCTGCTCGTGCAGCCCATTGTTGGCGCGCTGAGCGACCGTACCAACAGCCGCCTAGGACGGCGCACGCCCTATTTCCTGATCGGCGCGATCATCTGTTCGCTGTCGCTTTTCGCCATGCCCTATTCGCCGGCGCTATGGGTTGCAGCCTCGCTGCTCTGGATCCTTGATGCCGGTAACAACATCACGATGGAGCCCTACCGCGCTTATGTCTCTGATCGCCTTTCGCCGGACCAGAAGCCTGTCGGCTTTCTGACGCAAAGTGCCTTTACCGGCCTCGCCCAGACGCTGAGTTACCTGGCCCCGACGCTCCTGACGGCATTTGTGGCGAGGGACGTGCTCGATTCAAACGGGGTGCCGGTGATCGTGCGGGTGGCGTTCATCATCGGCGCCATCCTGTCGATCAGCACGATCATATGGTCGGTCTGGCGGGTGCCCGAGCTGCCGCTCACCCAGGACGAGCAAGCCGAGCTTAAGGCACGACCTCTTTCGGCGCGATCCGCCATTTCCGATATCGTGGGCGCGATTCGCGAGATGCCAGCGCCGATGCGCCAGCTTGCGATCCCGATGCTCTGCCAATGGTATGCGATGTTCGTCTATTGGCAGTATATCGCCTTCGCGGTTGGTCGTTCGCTCTACGGCACCACCGATCCACAAAGCGCCGCCTTCCGCGAGGCGACACTAACATCGCAACAGATCGGCGCTTTCTACAATTTCATCGCTTTCGCCTCGGCCCTGGTGCTGATTCCGATCGTTCGCCGCCTCGGCGCCCGCCCGGTTCACGCCGCGTGCCTCGCAGCCTCCGGAGCGGCAATGCTGCTGATCCCCGGCATGGAAAGCAAAGTGGGACTGTTCGTGCTCATGCTCGGGATCGGGATCGGCTGGGCAGGCATGATGGGCAATACCTATGTGATGCTGGCCGACGCCATTCCGCCCGCGCGGACGGGCATCTACATGGGCATCTTCAACATGTTCATCGTGATCCCGATGCTGATCGAAACGGTGACGATGCCGCTGATCTATCAGCCGGTACTAGGAGGCGATCCGCGCAATGCGCTGATGATGGGCGGCGCCCTGATGCTGTTGGGCGCGGTTGCGACCTTGTTCGTGCAAGCCGGCGGCAGGCCTGAACGGGCGTCCGGATCGGGCAATCTGGCTTCGGCTATTCCCAGCCACTGA
- a CDS encoding LacI family DNA-binding transcriptional regulator, whose protein sequence is MSAKLATMGRPAVRTLSDLARIAGVSAGTVSRALAGNSLVNTETRERIVALAREHGFRPNQMASSLRRQKTDVIGIAIPLGHDQRQQISDTFFMTLLGHLADALTERGYDLRLRRVIPERDADWLDRFIGSGMIDGILVIGQSDQFDRIEAVADGYLPMVVWGNYSEGQRHCVVGSDNRLGGRLAAERLIAGGARHIYFLGDTSAVEFAARYAGAAEAAERMGVAITPLMSHLSSDRLEAEVAANLDRDFVTGDAIFAATDSIAMACLARLKANGIVVPDQMPVLGFDDLPLASQTSPPLTTIRQDIRAGAFAMVDLLVRRLAGEVTESVVMPPRLIVRGTA, encoded by the coding sequence ATGAGCGCGAAACTTGCCACGATGGGCCGTCCTGCGGTCCGTACGCTCAGCGATCTGGCGCGGATCGCTGGTGTGTCGGCGGGAACCGTCAGCCGCGCGCTGGCGGGCAACAGCCTCGTGAATACCGAAACGCGGGAGCGGATCGTCGCCCTGGCCCGCGAGCACGGATTTCGCCCCAACCAGATGGCAAGCAGCTTGCGCCGGCAAAAGACCGACGTCATCGGTATCGCCATCCCGCTCGGCCACGATCAGCGTCAGCAGATCTCCGACACCTTTTTCATGACGCTTCTGGGGCATCTCGCCGACGCGCTGACCGAACGCGGCTATGATCTGCGCCTGCGGCGGGTCATTCCCGAGCGTGATGCCGATTGGCTCGACCGATTTATCGGATCGGGGATGATCGATGGGATCCTGGTGATCGGCCAATCGGATCAGTTCGACCGCATCGAAGCCGTGGCCGACGGCTATCTACCAATGGTCGTGTGGGGCAATTATTCCGAAGGCCAGCGTCACTGCGTCGTCGGATCGGACAACAGGCTAGGCGGCAGGCTTGCGGCCGAGCGATTGATCGCCGGGGGCGCGCGGCACATCTACTTCCTGGGCGACACGTCGGCAGTCGAATTCGCCGCCCGCTATGCCGGCGCGGCTGAGGCGGCGGAACGGATGGGGGTCGCCATCACCCCGCTGATGAGCCATCTGTCCAGCGATCGCCTTGAAGCCGAAGTGGCCGCCAACCTTGATCGCGATTTCGTAACTGGCGATGCGATCTTTGCGGCGACTGACAGCATCGCGATGGCTTGCCTGGCACGGCTCAAGGCCAATGGCATCGTCGTGCCCGATCAGATGCCGGTGCTGGGGTTCGACGATCTTCCGTTGGCGAGCCAGACGTCGCCGCCCCTCACGACCATCCGGCAGGACATCCGCGCCGGTGCCTTCGCCATGGTCGACCTGCTCGTCCGCCGTCTTGCCGGCGAAGTTACCGAAAGCGTGGTCATGCCGCCGCGCCTGATCGTCCGCGGGACGGCCTGA
- a CDS encoding glycoside hydrolase family 68 protein, translated as MTSAWTPAHVAAIRPAEAATVPLSVHVTRPTGGEHRYYWDMWPVQAADGTVARLGGREMWMALSATDGGDPGRRHFEAEIRWLERNEGTWIDRGAVLPPQSRPYEREWAGSALFDGGRLTLFFTGAGIAERPGGYQQRLFEASAPVGADGTIGEWTRPRPSIVGLTPEYCAADAHEGEPGRIKAFRDPAFFRDPIGGHDYLIFTASLAATSSPYNGAVGIARRDADGWALLPPLVHADAVNNELERAHMVFRNGRYFLFWVTQRATFAPDLTAGPTGLYGMVAEHLSGPWRPLNGGGLVLANPESDPSWSYSWFVSAEGIVASFVDDRAGHGFAGAPAPLMQLDFAGENVRLASSTT; from the coding sequence GTGACCAGCGCATGGACCCCGGCCCACGTGGCCGCGATCAGACCTGCCGAAGCGGCCACCGTACCTCTCAGCGTACATGTGACCCGCCCAACTGGGGGCGAGCATCGTTATTATTGGGACATGTGGCCGGTGCAGGCCGCCGACGGCACGGTCGCCAGGCTCGGCGGGCGCGAGATGTGGATGGCGCTCTCCGCGACCGATGGAGGCGATCCCGGTCGTCGCCACTTCGAGGCCGAAATCCGCTGGCTGGAGCGAAACGAAGGCACTTGGATCGATCGCGGCGCCGTCTTGCCACCTCAGTCGCGACCGTACGAACGCGAATGGGCGGGTTCCGCCTTGTTCGACGGCGGCCGGCTGACCTTGTTCTTCACGGGGGCGGGCATCGCCGAGCGCCCGGGGGGCTACCAGCAGCGCCTGTTCGAAGCGAGTGCTCCGGTGGGCGCCGACGGCACGATCGGCGAGTGGACTCGGCCTCGGCCGTCGATCGTCGGCCTGACGCCCGAATATTGCGCTGCCGACGCGCACGAGGGCGAGCCCGGCCGGATCAAGGCGTTTCGCGATCCGGCCTTCTTCCGCGATCCAATCGGCGGCCACGATTACCTCATCTTCACCGCCTCGCTGGCGGCGACGTCGTCACCCTATAACGGAGCGGTCGGGATCGCCCGGCGCGACGCCGACGGCTGGGCGCTCCTGCCGCCGCTCGTCCATGCCGACGCGGTGAACAACGAACTCGAGCGGGCGCACATGGTCTTCCGCAACGGTCGCTACTTCCTGTTCTGGGTCACCCAGCGCGCCACCTTCGCGCCCGACCTCACGGCTGGACCCACCGGATTGTACGGCATGGTCGCCGAGCATTTGTCGGGCCCGTGGCGGCCACTCAACGGAGGCGGTCTCGTGCTCGCCAATCCGGAGAGCGACCCAAGTTGGTCCTACAGCTGGTTCGTCAGCGCCGAAGGCATCGTCGCGAGTTTCGTCGACGATCGCGCGGGTCATGGGTTCGCCGGCGCCCCAGCCCCGCTGATGCAGCTCGACTTTGCCGGCGAAAACGTGCGACTGGCTTCATCGACGACATGA
- a CDS encoding TonB-dependent receptor domain-containing protein: MKVRHALIAGAALSALATPAFAQDATMTDDVPPATDQADIVITAVARGQNVLDSSVSVSSINSEAIVDLAPRSSAELIRQIPGIRSESSGGEGNANIAVRGLPVASGGAKFLQLQEDGLPILEFGDITFGNADIFLRTDYNISRVEAVRGGSASTFASNSPGGVVNFISKTGEREGGSVGVTAGLDYREYRADFDYGGRLGPNTTFHLGGFTHIGDGPRSVGYDGARGGQIKANITQKFNGGYIRIYGKYLNDHSVGYLPNPVRVTGTNSDPDYSSITNFSINSDSLHSRNFAPITTLDQNNQVRTYNIDEGMHPKVLAGGIEAQFGVGPFSVTNRFRYSDISGAFVSPFPGSVTGAQAAADAIGGAGSRLFYASGPLAGQAVANPAALGGNGLIANIVTFNTRLNSLDNLTNDLRATADFDVGGGKATLTGGLFYSRQDIDTAWLWTSHLMSVEGNGNAVLLDVRNAAGVAQTQNGTVGYGATFFGNCCRRSYDLQYTTKAPFASLGLEFGGLSLDGSVRFDFSHAEGRTFGDGPLTTRDINGNGVINRAETLVSVLPTTGAALVDYDTDYVSYSIGANYLLTNSLSVFGRYSKGGRVNADRILFNSNNVNPATGALLNSAVAVDFVKQAEIGVKYRAGGLSLYATAFDARTEEENYEATTQTVFSRAYKARGIELEGAYRMGPFSLSAGATYTDAEISRDNISPANVGNTPRRQADWIYQRPRPMTASCSAWA, encoded by the coding sequence ATGAAAGTTCGTCACGCCCTGATTGCCGGCGCTGCACTATCGGCGCTCGCCACGCCTGCTTTTGCGCAGGACGCCACCATGACGGACGACGTGCCTCCGGCCACTGATCAAGCCGATATCGTGATCACCGCCGTCGCCCGCGGCCAGAATGTGCTCGACAGTTCGGTGTCGGTCAGCTCGATCAACAGCGAAGCAATCGTCGATCTCGCGCCGCGCTCCTCGGCGGAATTGATCCGGCAGATCCCGGGTATCCGCTCGGAAAGCTCGGGCGGCGAAGGCAATGCCAACATCGCCGTGCGCGGCCTGCCGGTGGCCTCGGGCGGTGCGAAATTCCTTCAATTGCAGGAAGATGGTCTGCCGATCCTCGAATTCGGCGACATCACCTTCGGCAACGCCGACATCTTCCTGCGCACCGATTACAACATTTCCCGCGTCGAAGCGGTTCGCGGCGGATCGGCCTCGACCTTTGCGTCAAATTCGCCCGGCGGTGTGGTCAACTTCATCTCCAAGACCGGCGAGCGCGAAGGCGGATCGGTCGGCGTCACGGCCGGTCTGGATTACCGCGAATATCGTGCGGACTTCGACTATGGCGGCCGCCTCGGACCCAACACCACCTTTCATCTGGGCGGGTTCACCCACATCGGGGACGGTCCCCGCAGCGTCGGCTACGACGGCGCGCGCGGCGGTCAGATCAAGGCCAACATCACCCAGAAATTCAATGGCGGCTATATCCGCATCTACGGCAAATATCTGAACGACCATTCGGTCGGTTATCTGCCCAATCCCGTCCGCGTCACCGGCACCAATTCGGACCCGGACTATTCCAGCATCACGAATTTCTCGATCAACTCGGACTCGCTGCATTCGCGCAACTTCGCACCGATCACCACGCTTGATCAGAACAACCAGGTCCGGACCTACAATATCGATGAAGGCATGCACCCCAAGGTGCTCGCCGGCGGGATCGAAGCGCAATTCGGGGTCGGCCCGTTCAGCGTCACCAATCGCTTCCGCTATTCCGACATCAGCGGTGCCTTCGTTTCGCCGTTTCCCGGCAGCGTGACCGGCGCGCAGGCCGCGGCCGATGCGATCGGCGGCGCTGGCTCGCGGCTGTTCTACGCCAGCGGACCTCTGGCCGGCCAGGCCGTCGCCAATCCGGCAGCGCTGGGCGGGAACGGCCTGATCGCCAACATCGTCACCTTCAACACCCGCCTCAACAGCCTCGACAATCTGACCAACGACTTGCGCGCGACAGCGGATTTCGACGTCGGCGGCGGCAAGGCAACGCTGACCGGCGGCCTCTTTTACTCGCGGCAGGACATCGACACCGCCTGGCTGTGGACGTCGCACCTGATGAGTGTCGAAGGCAACGGCAACGCAGTGCTTCTCGATGTCCGCAATGCGGCCGGCGTCGCGCAGACGCAGAATGGTACCGTCGGCTACGGGGCGACCTTCTTCGGCAATTGCTGCCGGCGATCCTATGATCTTCAATATACGACCAAGGCGCCCTTCGCCTCGCTCGGCCTAGAATTCGGCGGCCTCTCCCTCGACGGCAGCGTGCGCTTCGATTTCAGCCACGCCGAAGGCCGGACCTTCGGCGATGGCCCGTTGACGACACGCGACATCAACGGCAACGGCGTCATCAACAGGGCGGAAACATTGGTCAGCGTGCTGCCCACGACCGGCGCCGCGCTGGTCGATTACGACACCGATTACGTCTCCTATTCGATCGGCGCCAATTATCTCCTCACCAACTCGCTGTCGGTGTTCGGACGATACAGCAAGGGCGGTCGCGTCAATGCCGACCGGATCCTGTTCAATTCCAACAACGTCAACCCGGCGACGGGCGCGTTGCTGAATTCGGCCGTCGCGGTCGATTTCGTCAAGCAGGCGGAGATCGGCGTCAAATATCGCGCGGGCGGGCTTTCCCTCTATGCGACGGCCTTCGACGCGCGCACCGAGGAAGAGAATTACGAAGCCACCACGCAGACGGTGTTCAGCCGGGCCTACAAGGCGCGCGGCATCGAACTGGAAGGCGCGTACCGGATGGGTCCGTTCAGCCTTTCGGCCGGCGCGACCTACACCGATGCCGAAATCAGCCGGGACAACATCAGCCCGGCCAATGTCGGCAACACGCCGCGCCGTCAGGCTGACTGGATCTATCAGCGACCGCGGCCTATGACAGCAAGCTGTTCGGCCTGGGCCTGA
- a CDS encoding ROK family protein: MIGGIEAGGTKCVLAVGPEPGRIDAMHIVPTRSPDETIADILAWFASQPAVAAVGLATFGPVGLDRSRPDWGHILQTPKPGWSGFDFAGALEDKLGVPVAVETDVNAAALAEANADGSVSSLAYMTVGTGIGVGLLIDGRCVHGAAHPEMGHYRPRRPAGDNGFAGICPFHGDCLEGLASGPAIIARWGSRLSDLPPYHSAHGLIADYLAQTCHTLFAATSVEVIVVGGGVLATPALHDRIVARCMELDAGYFPGGNRHRIIAPRLDAGSGITGAMLLASGC; the protein is encoded by the coding sequence ATGATTGGTGGAATCGAAGCTGGCGGCACCAAATGCGTGCTCGCCGTGGGACCGGAGCCCGGGCGCATCGACGCGATGCACATCGTGCCGACCCGCAGCCCCGACGAGACGATCGCGGACATTCTTGCTTGGTTCGCCTCGCAGCCGGCGGTGGCGGCGGTGGGGCTCGCGACCTTCGGGCCGGTCGGGCTTGACCGTTCGCGGCCCGACTGGGGCCATATCCTGCAAACACCGAAGCCCGGGTGGAGCGGCTTCGATTTCGCCGGAGCGCTGGAAGACAAGCTTGGCGTGCCGGTAGCGGTGGAGACCGACGTCAACGCCGCAGCGCTTGCCGAAGCGAATGCCGACGGCAGCGTCTCGTCGCTGGCCTATATGACCGTGGGAACCGGTATCGGCGTCGGACTGCTCATCGATGGACGCTGCGTCCACGGGGCGGCCCATCCGGAGATGGGTCATTACCGACCCCGTCGCCCGGCCGGCGACAACGGTTTTGCAGGGATCTGCCCCTTTCACGGCGATTGCCTCGAAGGGTTGGCAAGCGGACCCGCCATTATCGCCAGATGGGGCTCAAGGCTTTCCGATCTTCCCCCTTACCATTCCGCGCACGGCCTGATCGCCGACTATCTGGCGCAAACCTGCCATACCCTGTTTGCCGCGACGTCGGTGGAGGTCATCGTCGTTGGCGGCGGCGTTCTTGCAACGCCGGCCCTCCACGACCGGATCGTCGCCAGATGCATGGAATTGGACGCCGGCTACTTTCCGGGCGGAAACAGACATCGCATTATCGCCCCCCGCCTGGACGCGGGTTCCGGGATTACCGGGGCGATGCTTCTGGCAAGCGGTTGTTGA
- a CDS encoding GMC oxidoreductase, with amino-acid sequence MRKDETKPSPPYVFSGRVRPQIAIIGSGLAGEALAARLSSFCEVTVFERGSTRGLYSPHVVSSGRSLGLHSTVNYGLGGTTALWRGCLLDMEADEFGALWPDIVKKELPRSYLEFVTHLAGERCGGLWSRRKEWDSSLGDILERSLLVPARSPRLAKSSTWRSVSVRTNCVVDRVEEKGSGVVVVFRDGANWQQQFFDLAIVCAGALNTPGILRRSGIFSPLVGSNLTDHPMGLVAKLEVGNPMRVNAQLARPDGLRTIIKIKDEATSLWASFQLCPTHDTSFAEEHYLSNANGGGGRMFSALELYEKVKNQSYREMWKNRALGRKCVGRFAYVLATLEQEPNEDDTVRNDSSGRLILSWTIAEAGVAALTRSLQKLAASFEAELHLPPDGISSRLWSGAHHASTCRISLNGDTGVVDSNLRVHQRQRVYACDASVLPSTGASHTGLAIGSLAMRLADHLQLCLSDKATVRVTEKA; translated from the coding sequence TTGCGTAAGGACGAGACGAAACCGTCTCCACCGTATGTTTTCTCCGGTAGAGTCAGGCCGCAGATCGCCATTATTGGATCGGGACTGGCGGGGGAGGCGTTGGCTGCACGGCTGTCGTCCTTCTGCGAAGTCACTGTTTTCGAACGTGGCAGCACGCGCGGCCTATATTCACCGCACGTCGTCTCCTCCGGCCGATCTTTAGGGCTCCATTCGACCGTCAACTATGGCCTTGGCGGCACCACCGCACTCTGGCGTGGCTGCCTGCTCGACATGGAGGCAGATGAATTTGGCGCACTCTGGCCAGACATCGTCAAAAAGGAACTGCCGCGGTCATACCTCGAGTTCGTGACCCATCTCGCTGGAGAGCGATGCGGCGGACTATGGTCTCGCCGGAAGGAATGGGATTCTAGCTTAGGCGATATCCTCGAAAGATCACTGCTCGTTCCAGCGAGAAGCCCACGCCTTGCCAAATCGTCGACGTGGCGCTCCGTCTCCGTCCGGACCAATTGCGTTGTAGATCGGGTGGAGGAGAAGGGATCAGGCGTCGTCGTGGTTTTTCGTGATGGAGCGAATTGGCAGCAGCAATTCTTCGACCTTGCCATCGTTTGTGCGGGAGCACTGAATACTCCCGGGATACTAAGAAGAAGCGGTATTTTCTCTCCCCTCGTTGGGAGTAATTTGACGGATCACCCCATGGGTCTTGTCGCTAAATTGGAAGTCGGCAACCCGATGCGGGTCAATGCACAGCTTGCCCGGCCCGACGGGCTTCGAACAATCATCAAAATTAAGGATGAAGCAACCAGCTTGTGGGCTTCATTTCAGCTTTGCCCAACGCACGATACATCCTTTGCCGAGGAGCATTACCTCAGCAATGCCAATGGAGGCGGCGGGCGTATGTTTTCCGCATTGGAGCTCTACGAAAAGGTCAAGAACCAAAGCTACCGCGAAATGTGGAAGAATAGGGCGCTTGGTCGAAAGTGCGTCGGCCGCTTCGCCTATGTCCTCGCGACGCTCGAACAAGAGCCGAATGAAGATGATACGGTTCGCAATGATTCCTCCGGCCGACTTATTTTATCGTGGACGATTGCAGAAGCCGGCGTAGCGGCTCTCACCCGCTCGTTGCAAAAGCTAGCAGCCTCCTTTGAGGCCGAGCTGCACCTGCCCCCCGACGGAATATCGTCTCGTCTATGGTCGGGCGCGCATCATGCCAGCACCTGTCGCATCTCGCTGAACGGAGACACAGGGGTCGTGGACAGTAATCTTCGAGTGCATCAGCGGCAGCGCGTATACGCTTGCGATGCGTCGGTCCTGCCTTCTACCGGCGCCTCTCACACCGGCCTTGCCATTGGTTCGCTCGCGATGAGGTTGGCAGACCACCTGCAACTCTGTTTGTCAGACAAGGCGACGGTCAGAGTGACGGAGAAAGCCTGA
- a CDS encoding molecular chaperone HscC encodes MRIGIDLGTTNSLVAAFVDGQPALIPNALGELLTPSAVSIDDDGNVTVGRAALDRQLSHPLTTATTFKRSMGTAHRRKLGRREFAPEELSALVLQSLKRDAEAYLQTAVTSAVVTVPAYFNDRQRKATRRAGELAGLPIDRLINEPTAAALAFGISDREDHEPFLVFDLGGGTFDVSIVEIYDGIIEVRASAGDNRLGGEDFNEALVSLAQPRLSIDSKRIDPEILRTRLLAAAESCRRQLTHQDSGEFALTVGEERFAITIGTDEFEAQVAGLVTRLREPVLRALRDSRIRANELSDVVLVGGATRMPVVRKAITRLFGRFPNHRVHPDEAVARGAAVQVGLMDRDVHLEEVRMTDICPFSLGVEVGNFDQRGVLIGGQFSPIIRFSYDLSGLLEVDTFIPATGERANLVIVDEEGAMPAGEIEKRRTALAALKVHPREEAANVALLARAERAYEDHLGAEREQLGLMIQQFRSTVESQDPRAIDEARGHFGAALDQLEAERFL; translated from the coding sequence TTGCGTATCGGTATCGATCTTGGAACCACGAATAGCCTCGTCGCGGCATTCGTCGATGGTCAGCCTGCGTTGATACCCAATGCGCTTGGCGAATTACTGACACCGTCTGCCGTCTCGATCGACGACGATGGCAATGTCACCGTGGGAAGGGCCGCGCTGGATCGGCAGCTCAGCCATCCGCTGACCACCGCGACGACGTTCAAGCGTTCCATGGGTACCGCTCATCGCCGAAAATTGGGACGCAGGGAATTCGCGCCGGAGGAATTGTCGGCGCTGGTTCTGCAATCATTGAAGCGGGATGCCGAGGCCTATCTCCAAACCGCCGTCACCAGCGCGGTCGTCACTGTCCCGGCTTATTTCAACGATCGCCAGCGCAAGGCGACGCGGCGTGCCGGCGAACTGGCCGGCCTTCCGATCGATCGATTGATCAACGAGCCGACCGCCGCGGCGCTCGCCTTTGGGATCAGCGACCGGGAAGATCACGAACCGTTCCTCGTCTTCGATCTCGGCGGCGGGACCTTCGACGTCTCAATTGTCGAAATATACGATGGGATCATCGAGGTACGCGCGTCCGCCGGCGACAATCGTCTGGGCGGCGAAGACTTCAACGAGGCGCTGGTAAGCCTCGCACAGCCACGGCTCAGTATCGACAGCAAGCGGATCGATCCCGAAATCCTTCGCACGCGGCTTCTCGCCGCTGCCGAAAGCTGCCGGCGTCAGCTTACCCATCAGGACAGCGGAGAGTTCGCGCTGACCGTCGGGGAAGAACGGTTCGCGATCACGATCGGGACGGATGAGTTCGAAGCCCAGGTCGCGGGTCTCGTCACGCGTCTGCGCGAGCCGGTGCTTCGCGCGCTGCGCGACAGCCGCATTCGGGCCAACGAATTGAGCGACGTCGTGCTGGTCGGTGGCGCAACCCGGATGCCGGTGGTGCGCAAGGCGATCACCCGGCTGTTCGGCCGCTTCCCCAATCACCGTGTGCATCCGGACGAGGCGGTGGCACGGGGTGCCGCGGTGCAAGTCGGCCTGATGGACCGCGACGTTCACCTCGAGGAGGTGCGGATGACCGACATCTGCCCGTTCTCGCTCGGGGTCGAGGTCGGCAATTTCGACCAGAGGGGGGTGCTGATCGGAGGACAATTCTCGCCGATCATCCGCTTCAGCTACGATCTTTCCGGATTGCTGGAGGTCGATACCTTCATTCCGGCCACGGGGGAGAGGGCCAATCTCGTCATTGTCGATGAGGAAGGGGCGATGCCGGCGGGCGAGATCGAAAAGCGTCGTACGGCCCTGGCTGCGCTCAAGGTGCATCCCCGTGAAGAGGCCGCGAACGTCGCCCTGCTGGCCCGGGCGGAGCGAGCTTATGAAGATCATCTCGGGGCCGAGCGCGAGCAGCTTGGGCTGATGATCCAGCAGTTCCGCTCCACCGTTGAATCCCAGGATCCCCGCGCCATCGACGAAGCGCGCGGTCACTTCGGAGCCGCGCTCGATCAATTGGAAGCGGAACGCTTTCTGTGA
- a CDS encoding DegT/DnrJ/EryC1/StrS family aminotransferase produces the protein MLNLARVIATGRLMHHAGETRSFTGRAQARLAQMMGVEQALLVNSGTSALIVALKAAGIGPGDEVLVPAYTWVSTASAPLFLGAIPILVDIDESLTMDPADLERKITPFSKAIIPVHMLNLVCDMDSIMAIATRHGLAVIEDACQAVGVTYKGRRAGSIGHLGAFSFNHYKNVTSGEGGAVITNDGHLMRRAEVYHDIGTFSADYSVQDWDFVGCNQRVSELTSAVLLAQFGRLDKDLQNRRRRRARNIDRLLPLSGAKVSPHHDPDAAVGLTLTFENSQDAKEFAAQHSAVTRIGDIKRHDYVSWLPVLQHCGADPRTNPLLSAQRKVTYSADMCARTIDILSRTCLVA, from the coding sequence ATGCTGAACCTGGCCCGCGTCATCGCCACAGGCCGATTGATGCATCATGCGGGTGAAACCCGCAGTTTTACCGGACGTGCGCAGGCCCGCTTGGCCCAAATGATGGGTGTCGAGCAGGCCCTTCTGGTAAATAGTGGGACCAGCGCACTTATCGTTGCGCTGAAAGCTGCCGGAATTGGCCCGGGGGACGAGGTTCTCGTCCCGGCCTACACGTGGGTTTCGACCGCAAGCGCTCCTCTTTTCCTCGGCGCCATCCCAATCCTGGTCGATATTGACGAGAGCCTCACGATGGACCCGGCCGATCTTGAGCGAAAGATAACCCCGTTCAGCAAGGCTATCATTCCGGTGCACATGCTGAATCTGGTATGCGACATGGATAGCATCATGGCGATTGCGACCCGCCATGGACTGGCCGTGATCGAGGATGCCTGCCAAGCCGTCGGTGTCACCTACAAGGGACGGCGGGCCGGGTCGATTGGGCACTTGGGTGCATTCAGCTTCAATCACTACAAGAATGTCACTTCGGGTGAAGGTGGAGCAGTCATCACCAACGACGGCCATCTCATGCGAAGAGCCGAAGTCTACCATGATATTGGCACCTTCAGCGCCGACTATTCGGTGCAGGACTGGGATTTTGTCGGTTGTAACCAGCGTGTCTCGGAACTGACCAGCGCGGTACTGCTGGCGCAATTCGGTCGACTCGACAAAGATCTTCAAAACCGACGTCGACGACGCGCGCGAAATATCGATCGCTTGTTGCCGTTGTCAGGAGCAAAAGTCTCCCCCCACCACGATCCCGATGCTGCGGTCGGTTTAACCCTGACCTTCGAGAATTCACAGGATGCAAAGGAGTTTGCGGCACAGCATTCGGCTGTGACGAGGATCGGAGACATCAAGCGCCATGACTATGTGAGTTGGCTTCCAGTATTGCAGCATTGCGGCGCGGATCCTCGAACCAATCCCCTCCTCTCTGCCCAACGGAAAGTTACATATTCGGCGGATATGTGCGCCAGAACCATTGATATACTTTCAAGGACTTGCCTGGTTGCGTAA